GCTCGGCCAAACACGGCATGGATATCTTCCGCATCTTTGACGCCCTCAATGACCCTCGCAACATGGAGTGTGCCATCAAGGCCGCCAAGGCTGCGGGGAAACAGGCGCATGGCGTCATCTGCTACACCACCAGCCCGGTGCACACGGTCAAGAAATTTGTCAAAATGGGAATTGAGTTAGAGAAAATGGGGGCGGACGCCATCGTGCTCAAAGACATGGCGGGATTGATCCCGCCGGAAGCCACCAAATCCATCATCTCCGGCCTCAAGAAAACCATCAGCATTCCTGTCTGGTTTCACACCCATGAGACCGCGGGTCTCGGCTCCGCCAGCTACCTCACCGCGATCGATGCGGGTGTGGATGCCGTCGATGTCTCCATCGCTCCGTTTGCCAATGGCACGGGCCAGCCGGACGCCTTGAGAATGCTCGCCATGCTCGACGGCCATCCACGGAAGCCGGATCTGGACACCGATCAACTCGAACAGCTTCGCCAGATTTTCACTCCCGTTTACGAGGAATTGTCCGCGTTCACCAGCCATAAAAACGAGATCGTCGACAGCGACACCCTCCGCTACCAGGTCCCCGGCGGCATGCTCAGCAACTTCCGCAACCAGCTCAAGGAGCAGGGTATGGAAGATAAATTCGAGGACGTCTTTGCGGAAATTCCCGTCGTCCGCGAAGCTCTCGGCTGGATCCCACTGGTCACACCCACTTCTCAAATTGTCGGTGTGCAGGCCATGCTCAACGTCAAGTTCGGTCGGTGGAAAAACTTCTCACCGCAAGCCATGGACATCGCCCTGGGATACTACGGCCAGACCCCGGCACCCGTTGACCCCGAAGTCCAGAAACTCGCTGCCAAACAAGCCAAGAAAGATCCGATCACCTGTCGGCCAGCCGACCTGAAAGAGCCCGGTATGGATGCGCTCCGTAAAGAGCTTGGGGAAAAAGGCCTCCCGACTGACGACGAACACTGTGTCATTTATGCCATGTTCCCGATGCAACTGGAGGAATACTATAAAAAGAAAAATGCACCTGCACCGGAGCCGGCCCCTGTTGTTGAAGAGCCCGCCGCTCCCGCCAACCAGGTTGGTACCGGTACGGGAAAAACACAAAAGCTCAACCTGACGGTGAATGGTAAAACCCACCATGTGTTAGTGGAGGAAATCTCGTAAACCAGGCTCCCGGCTTGCTGACACCCATCTAGCCCCGGAGCGCCAACCAAAACAGCAGCAGGAGAAATCCGAGCACAAGGACGGTAACAAAGGCATAGATCGCGTATTTCATGCCACTGTCATCCACCCTGATGTGATCACTTCTACCGTGCATGTGCTGCTCGATACGATCCTCACGGGAGCGGTTGGCGCGGACCACCGTCTTGAGCTGTCCGTCTTTCCCGATGACCAGTTTCTTGCGCGCCATGGGACAGTTTCCCACTATTACCCGGCCGGTGGCAAGAACGGGATTGCATTTTCTTCGGTCTGACCACGACCACCCCACGACGGCCGCAGCCCGCGGGGAATTGGCCTAGTGCCTGAAGTGGCGGTGCCCTGTGAACACCATCGCGATACCGGCTGCGTCGGCTGCGGCGATCACTTCCTCGTCGCGGATCGAGCCACCGGGCTGGATACAGGCGGTGGCGCCGGCTTCGACAGCGGCTTGAAGGCCATCGGCAAAAGGCAACATTGCGTCGGATGCCATGATGCTGCCTTTGAGGGAAAGACCGGCTTCGTTGGCTTTCCAGACAGCGATGCGTGAGGAATCCACCCGGCTCATCTGGCCGGCGCCGATACCGAGGGTGCGATCCACGCCCGAGTAGACGATTGCATTGGATTTGACATGCTTGACCACACGCCAGCCAAACCGCATGGCACGGATTTCGTCTTCCGTCGGGGGACGTTTGGTCACCACCTTGCCCTCGATGTTGTCGAGACCAAGCGTCGTGTGATCACGCCCCATCACCATCAAGCCGCCCGGAGCGGAGCGGATGACAGGGTCTTTTCTGACTGCCTCCCATGCCTCGGCATTGAGTTTGATTAGACGCAGGTTTTTCTTTTTCTGAAGAATCGCCCGGGCTTCCGGCTCGAAGTCGGGCGCGATGATGACATCGGTAAAGATGGAGGAAATAATCCGCGCGAGCCCCTCGGTGAGAGGTCGGTTGACCACGATCACACCGCCAAAGGGCGCCTGGGTATCTGTCTCGTATGCCAGCTGCCACGCCTTGCGCAAATCATCATCGTGCTGGCCAAGGCCACACGGGTTGGTGTGCTTGAGGATCCCCACGGTCGGGCGCACAAAGTCGGTAATCAGGTCGGATGCCGCTTCAATATCCAGTATATTGGTGTAGCTCAGCTCCTTGCCCTGGAGCTGGGTGAAGACGTCGGAGAAGTTGCCGTAAAGTGCGGTGGGCTGGTGCGGATTATCACCGTAGCGCAGCTGACGGTCCAGAGGCAGGCTGATGGTGAAATGGGAGCGAGTCCCCTCGCCCGACTGTGAGAGGTAGTTGGTAATCGCGGTATCGTAGGTCGAGGTCCGGAGGAATACCTTCACCGCAAGTTCCTCGCGGAGTTTGAAGGAGGTGTCACCGTCGTGCTCGTCCATTTCGGCGAGGATGCGGTCGTAGTCGGACGGACAGGTGGCCACCGTGACGGATTTGTAATTTTTTGCCGCGCTACGCAGCATCGATGGACCGCCGATATCGATGTTTTCAATCGCCTCTTCCAAGGTAACCCCCGGTTTGGCGATGGTTTCCTCAAAGGGGTAGAGGTTGACGACCACAAGATCGATCGGCGGGATATCGTTGTCCCTGGCCTGCTTCAGATGCTCCTTGTCCTCACGCTTGTGCAGAAGGCCTCCGTGCACCTTGGGATGGAGGGTTTTGACCCGCCCCTCGAAGAGTTCAGGGGCACCGGTGAACTCGGATACATCAATCACAGTGAGTCCGGCTTCACGCAGGATCTTGGAGGTGCCACCGGTGGAGAGGAGTTCGACACCATGTTTTTCCAGACCCTTGGCAAAGTCGATCAGGCCGGATTTATCGGATACGGAGAGGAGTGCGCGTTGAATAGCCATAATGAAAGGAACCGCAGGAACGGTGCCCCCCCCGCTTAGCTGCTTGTGCGGTGCTGGGCAAGCGGAATGTGCATCATCCTGGCCCCAAGGTGGCTCTGGAGGAATTTCCCGGCCCCGGCGGGAATCCGGGGCGCTTGGCACGCGGATGCATGCCGATTTTCAGCCCGTCCTGAAACAGAAACCTTAATCCGGATGCCCGACGTCCTCTTTAAGCCATTTCCACATGACACCATCCACGGGTCCCAGCAACCATGCCATCACGAGCAAAACCCCTCCTGTCACCACCACCGAGGCAGCCATGTTGGTGTTGAACCAGACGTGGATGTAGAGGCCACCCACCGCTGACAACAAGGCATGCACAGCGGCGAGTCCGAGCATCACCTTGAGTCGATGGGTACAAAGATAGGCAGCGGAGCCAGGGAGAATGAGTAACGCTATCACCAGGATCGCCCCGACCGCTTGGAATGCTGCCACCACGATAAAGGAAACGGTAAACATCATCCCGTAGTGGATCACCGCTGGCCGGTATCCATACGATGCCGCCAAATCCGAGTCAAAGGAGCTCAACATCATCACGCGATAGAACAGCACCATCAACACCATCGTCAATCCTGCCACACCTGCCATGATCATAACGGGCGTCGGAACCATCAAGCCCAGCAGCGGCACGCTGTCACCCTCGAGCAACAGCCCCAGACGACCGTGCAGCACACACTCAAGATCGAGGTCGACATTTTTCCCCAGCAACATCTCCATCAATACAACCCCCAGGGCAAACAAGGCCGTAAAGGAAATCCCGGTTGCCGCATCCTGTTTCACCCGTGTCCACTTGTGAATGAGTTCGATCAACACGGTCGATGCCAAGCCCGCCAAACCCGCCCCGACAATCAACCATGGAGAGGCGAGGTCTCCGGTGATATAAAAAGCAATCACCACACCGGGAAACACACTGTGGCTAATGGCGTCCCCCGTTAGTGCCATCCGGCGCAGAATCAGGAACGAGCCCATTTGTGAACACGGCAGTGCCACCAGAAAGGCCATCAGGATCAGCCAGAAGGCACCGATACCGAGAGCGTCCCAGGGCAATAAAAGGTTCTCCATCATAGCGGTTGACCTAGCAGGTGCGTGGGTTTGGGAATCGGCTTGCCATGTGGATCAAGCTCTGGGAAATCAAGATCCTGTTCGAGCTGGCGAACCATGTTAGGCCCCAGAATGTGCTCGATCTTCTCCGCATCCTCATGGACATGGTCCTCGGCATAATCAGCCTCATTGGTGAGATAGAGCTCCCAGAGCCGGTGATTACGGACAAGCTCCATGGCGCGTTTCCAACCGGTGTTCGTAAGGTGGAGCGACACCTTGTCTTCGGACAGTTCAATAAACCCATGTTTCAACAAAGAATCACAGCGCGTCCGGATCATTTCCTCGGTCTGCCTTCTTTTCTGCGCCAGCATAATGATACTCACTTCTTCGTGGACAAAGCCCTCGGATTCTAAAATCTGATAGATTGCCTTAAGGGTATTCTCACGCATCACCATCCGGCGGCGTTTGCTGATGCGAAAAACCTTCGACAACACACCGTGGCGCGGGGCTATCAAATAGACCACCGCGAACACAAACGTCGCCGACAAAGTGATCACCGGTCCCGTAGGCATCCCGTTCACCGAGGCTGAGATCAAGGCTCCCACGATTCCTGAAATCACACCAAAGGCAACGGAAAGCACCAGCATCCGGCCAAAACGGTCGGTCAACAGGTATGCCGCCGCCGCCGGTGTAATCAGCATGGCTGAAACCAACACCACCCCGACAGCTTGGAGCGCCACCACAACGGAAAACGTCAGCAGAAAATAGAACACCCCGTTGAGTGCCTTCACAGGGTATCCAAGGCCTCGGGAAAACCCCTCGTCAAAACTCATCACTAAAAAGGGACGCTTGAGGAAAAAGACAGTGACCACCAGCATCACGGTGGTCAGCATCATCATCCGGAGATCACTCGCGTCGATCGACCCTACGTTACCAAAAAGAAAATTCATCACCCCCACGGTGTCCTGCTGATTGCGTGTTTGCCACATGATGCCGAAGGCAAAAAACGTCGCGAGAACAATCCCCAAGGCGGCATCGGATTTGAGGCGGGTGGTCGCCACCAGCGTGCGGACAATCCCCGCTCCGACCAGTCCAGCGGCGGCGGCAAACAGAAAGATGATCGCGGGGTTCCGCCCCGGGCTGTAGATCAACCCGGCCACCACACCTGGCAACACGGCATGTGATACGGCATCCCCCATGAGAGCGACGCGGCGCAGCACCACAAAGCATCCTAACAGACCACACCCCGCCCCCAGCAGGATCGCCGCCATCAATGCCTTCCCCGCTCCGCTTGCCGGAATCAGTAAATCAACCATGGAACCTGCCAACATCATCACTTGATCACCTCTTGCCAACGTTCAAAGTCACAACTTCGCAGCCCGGTCCGCCACTTCACTGAGGATGGTCAGTCGCCCCCCGTAGGTTTTTTGAAGCAATTCACGGGTGTAAACATGCTCTGTTTTGCCAAAAGCGACGAGTCGCATGTTGAGTAACAACAAGCGGTCAAAATACTCACTCGCCGATTGCAAATCGTGATGCACGACGAGCACGGTCTTGCCACGCTCCCGCATCTCCTTGAGCAAGGTGACAATCGCCGCTTCGGTCGCCGCATCCACACCGACAAATGGCTCGTCCATGAGGTAGAGGTCACTGTCCTGGGCCAGGGCGCGGGCGAGGAACACGCGCTGCTGCTGCCCGCCACTGAGGTTGCCAATCTGGCGGTTCGAGTAGGGCAGCATACCGACCTTTTCCAGCGCGTCTGCCGCCCGTCTTTTTTCCTCCCTGCCCGGACTGCGGAACAAGCCGAGTCGTCCGTATGTCCCCATCAACGCCACATCCATGACCGTGACAGGAA
The Akkermansiaceae bacterium DNA segment above includes these coding regions:
- a CDS encoding metal ABC transporter permease, which codes for MMENLLLPWDALGIGAFWLILMAFLVALPCSQMGSFLILRRMALTGDAISHSVFPGVVIAFYITGDLASPWLIVGAGLAGLASTVLIELIHKWTRVKQDAATGISFTALFALGVVLMEMLLGKNVDLDLECVLHGRLGLLLEGDSVPLLGLMVPTPVMIMAGVAGLTMVLMVLFYRVMMLSSFDSDLAASYGYRPAVIHYGMMFTVSFIVVAAFQAVGAILVIALLILPGSAAYLCTHRLKVMLGLAAVHALLSAVGGLYIHVWFNTNMAASVVVTGGVLLVMAWLLGPVDGVMWKWLKEDVGHPD
- a CDS encoding pyruvate carboxylase subunit B codes for the protein MKNEPVIFNNTVLRDGHQSLAATRMKTEQMLAACPILDSMGYGSLETWGGATIDAGLRFLNEFPFDRLDALKAACPKTPHMMLLRGQNIVQYAHFPNDIVEAFIHCSAKHGMDIFRIFDALNDPRNMECAIKAAKAAGKQAHGVICYTTSPVHTVKKFVKMGIELEKMGADAIVLKDMAGLIPPEATKSIISGLKKTISIPVWFHTHETAGLGSASYLTAIDAGVDAVDVSIAPFANGTGQPDALRMLAMLDGHPRKPDLDTDQLEQLRQIFTPVYEELSAFTSHKNEIVDSDTLRYQVPGGMLSNFRNQLKEQGMEDKFEDVFAEIPVVREALGWIPLVTPTSQIVGVQAMLNVKFGRWKNFSPQAMDIALGYYGQTPAPVDPEVQKLAAKQAKKDPITCRPADLKEPGMDALRKELGEKGLPTDDEHCVIYAMFPMQLEEYYKKKNAPAPEPAPVVEEPAAPANQVGTGTGKTQKLNLTVNGKTHHVLVEEIS
- a CDS encoding metal ABC transporter ATP-binding protein, yielding MDNNTQPALETHDLTVTYHKRPVLYGIDVAVPVGSLVGVVGPNGAGKSTLIKSIMGVVPSSGGWVKVFGKSVKENLHRVGYVPQRESVDWDFPVTVMDVALMGTYGRLGLFRSPGREEKRRAADALEKVGMLPYSNRQIGNLSGGQQQRVFLARALAQDSDLYLMDEPFVGVDAATEAAIVTLLKEMRERGKTVLVVHHDLQSASEYFDRLLLLNMRLVAFGKTEHVYTRELLQKTYGGRLTILSEVADRAAKL
- the purH gene encoding bifunctional phosphoribosylaminoimidazolecarboxamide formyltransferase/IMP cyclohydrolase, with the protein product MAIQRALLSVSDKSGLIDFAKGLEKHGVELLSTGGTSKILREAGLTVIDVSEFTGAPELFEGRVKTLHPKVHGGLLHKREDKEHLKQARDNDIPPIDLVVVNLYPFEETIAKPGVTLEEAIENIDIGGPSMLRSAAKNYKSVTVATCPSDYDRILAEMDEHDGDTSFKLREELAVKVFLRTSTYDTAITNYLSQSGEGTRSHFTISLPLDRQLRYGDNPHQPTALYGNFSDVFTQLQGKELSYTNILDIEAASDLITDFVRPTVGILKHTNPCGLGQHDDDLRKAWQLAYETDTQAPFGGVIVVNRPLTEGLARIISSIFTDVIIAPDFEPEARAILQKKKNLRLIKLNAEAWEAVRKDPVIRSAPGGLMVMGRDHTTLGLDNIEGKVVTKRPPTEDEIRAMRFGWRVVKHVKSNAIVYSGVDRTLGIGAGQMSRVDSSRIAVWKANEAGLSLKGSIMASDAMLPFADGLQAAVEAGATACIQPGGSIRDEEVIAAADAAGIAMVFTGHRHFRH
- a CDS encoding metal ABC transporter permease, with the translated sequence MVDLLIPASGAGKALMAAILLGAGCGLLGCFVVLRRVALMGDAVSHAVLPGVVAGLIYSPGRNPAIIFLFAAAAGLVGAGIVRTLVATTRLKSDAALGIVLATFFAFGIMWQTRNQQDTVGVMNFLFGNVGSIDASDLRMMMLTTVMLVVTVFFLKRPFLVMSFDEGFSRGLGYPVKALNGVFYFLLTFSVVVALQAVGVVLVSAMLITPAAAAYLLTDRFGRMLVLSVAFGVISGIVGALISASVNGMPTGPVITLSATFVFAVVYLIAPRHGVLSKVFRISKRRRMVMRENTLKAIYQILESEGFVHEEVSIIMLAQKRRQTEEMIRTRCDSLLKHGFIELSEDKVSLHLTNTGWKRAMELVRNHRLWELYLTNEADYAEDHVHEDAEKIEHILGPNMVRQLEQDLDFPELDPHGKPIPKPTHLLGQPL